A DNA window from Clavibacter sepedonicus contains the following coding sequences:
- a CDS encoding serine/threonine-protein kinase: MPGERPDPLAGTLLAGRYRISGLLGRGGMATVYRAADEILGREVAVKVFATDSADPGEVERQEGEVRMLAGLSHPGLVTLFDVGDDVVGDRVLAFIVMEIVDGTTLADRMKEGPLPGPEVARIGGILADALGYIHRRGVVHRDVKPANVLLAQAEDDEPAVAKLTDFGIARLVDGTRLTSTGSIIGTVSYLSPEQALGEEVGAPTDVYALGLVLLECLTGRRTFPGTAAESTMARVVRDPEIPARLGASWVDLLSRMTRRDPETRPTAREVAAELRTGRAPASAVGEPTATSTRVMPAAAAAAGYGAAAAAPAADPDARTERFAAAPTTPAPRGEDPTARTSPSGARPPADRAPAKRRGSRALSIAVVSVLIAAAAVVGVVTVNAMQTHDTSYPSVPGPLGASLEELQKSVEDAP, from the coding sequence ATGCCCGGAGAACGGCCCGACCCACTCGCCGGCACGCTGCTGGCCGGTCGCTACCGCATCAGCGGACTGCTCGGACGCGGCGGCATGGCCACCGTGTACCGCGCCGCCGACGAGATCCTCGGCCGCGAGGTCGCGGTCAAGGTCTTCGCGACCGACTCCGCCGACCCGGGCGAGGTCGAGCGCCAGGAGGGCGAGGTGCGCATGCTCGCGGGCCTCAGCCACCCGGGCCTCGTGACACTGTTCGACGTGGGCGACGACGTCGTCGGCGACCGCGTGCTCGCGTTCATCGTGATGGAGATCGTCGACGGCACCACGCTCGCCGACCGCATGAAGGAGGGGCCGCTGCCCGGGCCCGAGGTCGCGCGCATCGGCGGGATCCTCGCCGACGCGCTCGGCTACATCCACCGCCGCGGGGTCGTGCACCGCGACGTGAAGCCCGCCAACGTGCTGCTGGCCCAGGCGGAGGACGACGAGCCGGCCGTCGCCAAGCTCACCGACTTCGGGATCGCGCGCCTCGTGGACGGCACGCGGCTCACCTCGACCGGATCCATCATCGGCACCGTCAGCTACCTCAGCCCCGAGCAGGCGCTCGGCGAGGAGGTGGGCGCGCCGACCGACGTGTACGCGCTCGGCCTCGTGCTCCTCGAGTGCCTCACCGGCCGCCGCACCTTCCCCGGCACGGCCGCGGAGTCGACCATGGCGCGCGTGGTGCGCGACCCCGAGATCCCCGCCCGGCTCGGTGCCTCGTGGGTGGACCTCCTCTCCCGCATGACCCGGCGCGATCCCGAGACCCGGCCGACCGCGCGCGAGGTCGCCGCGGAGCTGCGGACCGGACGCGCGCCCGCCTCCGCCGTGGGCGAGCCGACCGCGACGTCGACGCGCGTGATGCCCGCCGCGGCAGCTGCTGCCGGGTACGGCGCGGCGGCGGCTGCGCCGGCCGCGGATCCGGACGCCCGGACCGAGCGGTTCGCCGCCGCGCCGACGACGCCTGCCCCGCGCGGCGAGGACCCCACGGCCAGGACCTCGCCGTCCGGTGCCCGTCCCCCGGCGGATCGCGCCCCGGCCAAGCGCCGCGGCAGCCGGGCGCTCAGCATCGCCGTCGTCTCCGTGCTGATCGCCGCTGCCGCCGTCGTGGGCGTCGTGACCGTCAACGCCATGCAGACCCACGACACCTCGTACCCGTCCGTCCCCGGACCCCTCGGGGCCAGCCTCGAGGAGCTGCAGAAGAGCGTGGAGGACGCCCCGTGA
- a CDS encoding 1-deoxy-D-xylulose-5-phosphate reductoisomerase yields the protein MRRVIVLGSTGSIGVQALEVVARHPELFEVVGLGAGTQREALAEQARAAGVEHTALGADEAEQLIRSVDADVVLNGITGSVGLGPTLAALEEGRTLALANKESLIVGGELVRGLAAPGQLVPVDSEHSAIAQALRGGTAEEVRRLVVTASGGPFRGRSRAELEHVTPREALAHPTWDMGLVITTNSSTLVNKGLEVIEAHLLFDVPYERIDVVVHPQSLVHSMVEFIDGSTLAQASPPDMRLPIALGLNWPHRMHDVGVPIDWTRAATWTFEPLDDEAFPAVLLAKQVGTAGSTYPAVYNAANEQAVQAFHAGRAGFLDIVDTIRRVVDAHEPASGPLTRESLAEAERWTRAEADRVLGV from the coding sequence GTGCGCCGCGTCATCGTCCTCGGATCCACGGGCTCCATCGGCGTGCAGGCCCTCGAGGTCGTCGCGCGGCACCCGGAGCTCTTCGAGGTGGTGGGGCTCGGCGCCGGCACCCAGCGCGAGGCGCTCGCCGAGCAGGCGCGCGCCGCGGGCGTCGAGCACACGGCCCTCGGCGCCGACGAGGCGGAGCAGCTCATCCGCTCGGTCGACGCCGACGTCGTGCTCAACGGCATCACCGGATCCGTGGGGCTCGGTCCCACGCTCGCCGCGCTGGAGGAGGGCCGCACCCTCGCCCTCGCCAACAAGGAGTCGCTCATCGTCGGCGGTGAGCTGGTCCGCGGTCTCGCGGCGCCCGGGCAGCTGGTCCCCGTCGACTCGGAGCACTCCGCCATCGCGCAGGCGCTCCGCGGGGGGACGGCCGAGGAGGTCAGGCGCCTCGTCGTCACGGCGTCCGGCGGTCCCTTCCGCGGTCGCTCGCGCGCCGAGCTGGAGCACGTGACCCCGCGCGAGGCGCTCGCGCACCCCACGTGGGACATGGGCCTCGTCATCACCACGAACTCGTCGACGCTCGTCAACAAGGGCCTCGAGGTCATCGAGGCGCACCTGCTGTTCGACGTGCCCTACGAGCGCATCGACGTCGTCGTGCACCCGCAGTCGCTCGTGCACTCCATGGTGGAGTTCATCGACGGGTCGACGCTCGCCCAGGCGTCCCCGCCGGACATGCGCCTCCCCATCGCCCTCGGCCTGAACTGGCCGCACCGCATGCACGACGTCGGCGTGCCCATCGACTGGACCCGCGCCGCGACGTGGACCTTCGAACCGCTCGACGACGAGGCGTTCCCTGCCGTGCTGCTCGCCAAGCAGGTCGGCACGGCCGGATCCACGTACCCGGCCGTCTACAACGCGGCGAACGAGCAGGCCGTGCAGGCGTTCCACGCGGGTCGGGCGGGCTTCCTCGACATCGTGGACACCATCCGTCGCGTCGTCGACGCCCACGAGCCGGCGTCTGGCCCCCTCACGCGCGAGTCGCTGGCCGAGGCGGAGCGCTGGACGCGCGCCGAGGCCGACCGGGTGCTCGGGGTCTGA
- a CDS encoding FKBP-type peptidyl-prolyl cis-trans isomerase: protein MKRRIPLTLAAAAVLALSACSGSGTPNADPSASPTAGARTAGASCIDTPSGDASKSVKVSGDFGKAPEVTVDAPLTVDTTERTVVTEGDGAEIAAGATANIALAAYNGKTGEAISQLAYNADSPLPATMNDGALVPGVVRAVECTTVGSRIVAVVPAADGFAAEQATTLGLGADDPIVIVVDVLSQAATRADGVDQPAPEGFPAVTLADNGAPTITIPDAAPPTETKIANLKVGDGAEVTDGASVTVQYTGINWNTKKVFDSSWDRGQSATFVTSQVIPGFTKALVGQKVGSQVIAIIPPADGYGEKGSGEDIGGSDTIVFVVDILGTQPAAAGQ from the coding sequence GTGAAGCGACGCATCCCCCTCACCCTGGCCGCGGCCGCCGTCCTGGCCCTGTCCGCCTGCTCCGGCAGCGGCACGCCGAACGCGGACCCGTCGGCGAGCCCGACGGCCGGCGCGCGCACCGCGGGGGCCTCCTGCATCGACACCCCGTCGGGCGACGCGTCGAAGTCGGTCAAGGTCTCCGGCGACTTCGGGAAGGCCCCCGAGGTCACTGTCGACGCCCCGCTCACGGTCGACACGACAGAGCGCACGGTCGTCACCGAGGGCGACGGCGCGGAGATCGCGGCCGGCGCCACCGCGAACATCGCGCTCGCGGCCTACAACGGGAAGACCGGCGAGGCGATCTCGCAGCTCGCCTACAACGCCGACTCGCCGCTGCCCGCCACCATGAACGACGGCGCGCTGGTCCCCGGCGTCGTCCGCGCGGTCGAGTGCACCACGGTCGGATCCCGCATCGTCGCGGTGGTCCCCGCGGCCGACGGCTTCGCCGCCGAGCAGGCCACGACGCTCGGCCTCGGCGCCGACGACCCGATCGTCATCGTGGTCGACGTGCTCAGCCAGGCCGCCACGCGCGCCGACGGCGTCGACCAGCCCGCGCCCGAGGGCTTCCCGGCGGTCACGCTGGCGGACAACGGCGCCCCCACCATCACCATCCCGGACGCCGCCCCGCCGACGGAGACGAAGATCGCGAACCTCAAGGTCGGCGACGGCGCCGAGGTCACCGACGGCGCGAGCGTCACCGTGCAGTACACGGGCATCAACTGGAACACCAAGAAGGTCTTCGACTCCAGCTGGGACCGCGGCCAGTCCGCCACCTTCGTCACGTCGCAGGTCATCCCCGGCTTCACGAAGGCGCTCGTCGGCCAGAAGGTCGGCTCGCAGGTCATCGCGATCATCCCGCCGGCCGACGGCTACGGCGAGAAGGGCTCCGGGGAGGACATCGGCGGCAGCGACACCATCGTGTTCGTGGTCGACATCCTCGGCACCCAGCCCGCCGCCGCAGGCCAGTAG
- a CDS encoding IS481-like element ISCmi2 family transposase, giving the protein MTHANAPFTPAGRLRLARLIIEDGWPVRRAAERFQCSPATASRWARRYRAGLPMTDRSSRPHRQPTRTSQRRERRIIALRFTRRWGPHRISYHLRVPRSTVERVLNRYRMPLLEHVDLSTGLPARRSPARRYEHSSPGDLVHVDIKKLGRIPDGGGHRVLGRAAGRRNTPRTGRGYAFLHHAVDDHSRLAYSEILTDERKETAAAFWARANAFFTAAGITVIRVLTDNGSCYRSHAFTEALGTIAHTRTRPYRPQTNGKVERFNRTLATEWAYAHPYRTDEARAATYPAWLHHYNHHRPHTGIGGLTPAERVHNLTGNYT; this is encoded by the coding sequence GTGACTCACGCTAACGCCCCGTTCACTCCCGCGGGCAGGCTTCGGCTTGCCCGGTTGATCATCGAGGACGGGTGGCCGGTCCGGCGTGCGGCGGAGAGGTTCCAGTGCTCGCCGGCGACGGCGTCGAGATGGGCTCGCCGGTATCGGGCCGGGTTGCCGATGACGGACCGCTCATCCCGCCCGCACCGGCAACCGACCCGCACGAGTCAGCGTCGGGAGCGGCGGATCATCGCGCTGAGATTCACTCGCCGGTGGGGCCCGCACCGCATCAGCTATCACCTCCGCGTTCCGCGTTCGACGGTCGAGCGGGTGCTGAACCGGTATCGGATGCCGTTGCTCGAGCACGTCGATCTGAGCACCGGGCTCCCTGCCCGGCGGTCTCCTGCCCGACGCTACGAGCACTCCTCGCCGGGAGATCTGGTCCACGTCGACATCAAGAAGCTCGGCCGCATCCCGGACGGCGGCGGGCACCGAGTCCTCGGCAGAGCGGCCGGCCGGAGGAACACTCCCCGGACCGGGCGGGGATACGCGTTCCTGCATCACGCCGTGGATGACCACTCCCGACTGGCGTACTCCGAGATCCTCACCGACGAGCGCAAGGAGACCGCTGCCGCGTTCTGGGCCCGCGCGAACGCGTTCTTCACCGCCGCGGGCATCACCGTGATCCGTGTCCTGACGGACAACGGCTCCTGCTACCGCTCCCACGCCTTCACCGAGGCGCTCGGCACCATCGCCCACACACGCACCCGCCCGTACCGGCCCCAGACGAACGGGAAGGTCGAGCGCTTCAACCGCACCCTCGCCACGGAATGGGCTTACGCCCATCCCTATCGCACCGACGAGGCCCGCGCCGCGACCTACCCTGCCTGGCTGCATCACTACAACCACCACCGCCCCCACACCGGCATCGGCGGACTCACGCCCGCCGAACGCGTTCACAACCTCACTGGGAACTACACCTAG